GACAAATTCTATTTCAAAGTGTTCAAGACCAGACAGTATTTCAGGCACTTTTTATGCAGCCCTGATGTGACCACGAGCTTATATAAAAAGTGAGAGACAAGATGTTTGAATGTAAGCGTCGCGAAACCAGGCTGGCTAAGCTATTCCCCTTCATAATTTTCCATTGGTCTACCGCACAAGAGATTCCAAGTGCAGTTGAATCTTATCTTAAACATTTCCATTGGAACCATATGACTGAGACCCTGCCATTAAACCTGTCACTGCAGCTTTGTTAGCCGAAGAAATACGTTCCATCGCCTTTAATCCACTCACAAAAATGTTCTCATACCGCGTCCGCTAAACTGGTGCTTGGCCGACTTATTCACCCCTCACGCAAAATATGAGTTGTCTTAAGACAAAAGTAAAGTTCGTCATTTTCGCTTAAATtcaagtatttcttttttttattttttgggctCAAAGCCTTGAAacaattgtaatattttagtttaaatcAGCTAGATATAAATATTAAAGAGTAATGAGACTCTAGACGCATCTTTCATTAAATGCTTATTATGGTCGTTAACCACCTTTTCCTAGACGAAGTCGCATATAGGTTTCTGTCGTTTGTTACTCATATAAGCCAAATAGCAAAGTATTCGGTTGCGGCCGAAAGAAAAGTTAGTCGCTTCCCAAGTATTTTTGGGCGCTCAAACAGTGAGCCTAAAATCCGATTGCCGCCTGGATATAGGAGTGAAAGTTGATCTTCTTAAAAGATATACTTTTGACGctaataaagaaattttcctCCATACTGAAAGAGAAAATTGTTTATACTAATtccatcattattattatttttaaattttaccctTGATAGTTTCAAAACTTAAAGCATCcattgaaataattgaaataaataagctgttctttattaaattaaacacttttcaatagtttgttttatttttccaattatCAAATAAAAAGGAATTCTTGGAAACACCATCCATTTGTGTTGTTAGTTTATTACTTGAGTTGTTTGAGTAGTGTAAACAAAGAAAAGGCAAATTTTATAATCTGAAAAAAAAGCAACGCCCATTCGtacataattattttcttaaatgtGTACGGCCCAGCCTGCAACTCACCTTAACAAATGTATCCAATGATACCGGTGCAATATTGCCAGCCAATATTTTATCCGCTACCTGTGAGCGTTGCATGAAAATTATCAGAGAACGACGAAATTTGTGATCCTGCTCATACCAACGACAGGAAAACAGTGAATTAGTCAATTTATGCATTTGAGCTAGAGCTTCGTCCATAAACCAACAACATGGAGCAATTTCAAATAGTACAACTacagaataaagaaaaaatttcatcaactgTAACAAACTAAAATCTTCGCTCACGAAAGCAGCAGCAGATGTACAGAGCGCAAGAGCAGTGCTGACAAATTGAATGAAGATGGTTGCCGCAATGGGAGGCCGTATGCAATTGTAGAAGCTGGAAGAAGATTGATAAGGAATAGTCTAACATGAAACATATcagtatgcaaatatgtaaatgaTCTTAAGTGAAGCTCACCGCATGCACTCCTTGTGATCTCGCACGCATTCCGCAAGCTGTTGATGATGTTCCATTTCTTTGTGGCTCTCGTTCATATACTCGTACTCGAATTCACAGGCGCTTCCTAGCCGCACAATGCGATCATTTAAGACGCGTAAATGAGCCAccaaaagcaataaatataCCACTGAATAGATGTCATTACATATAGTGGAAGTTGCATGTATACACAGACAGAAAATCTGGAAAGCACAGGCCAATGCATAAAATGCCATGGAGTGTTGCCAATCGAAAGGCATCCAACCTTGATAGGGCAATTCGTGCTGGACTATTCCCACCAACGCATAAAGCACCACACAAATCGTAATGCCCGTTAGCGATGCAATAGAGATGTTATGACATTGACGTACTTTTTGGTTTAGATAGGCACAATCATCCGGATACTGCTCGGCCCGCCTGTCCAACGCATGCAAATGCTATGCCGCTTTTGGTAAATCACCGCGAATGTGATAGCAAATGATGGCCTGTTTTGTGGTGGTATAGATTAGTGGAATTAACAGGCTGAAGCTTTCCAACTCttcggtaaattttttttgtatggaaaagGTTACAAGATAAAGTCCGGTAAAGAGCACCGATGCGCAGAAATTAAGTAACAGTGAATATGTCCAATAGATACGGTAGTGTGTGTCGACTGGATGTATTCCCGTTAAGCGCCAGAACAGCCAAATGTAACGCAATGCATCATGAGTGTCTAATGGATTGGTTGTCGGTAATGAGGTTGAATCTTTTCCAATGCgcattttactttttactataTTGTCCACTTGAAGGAAGTCTTGacttatatataattttcgATTGACTAACAGTTACTAACAGGAACCTCAAAAGTGAACGTTTAATTAAAGGGTTGAAGCATAAATATTTAGGGTAATTAGAAGgagttatataattaaaaataatggcgGACGCCTCTTGCAAAGAATCTATTTGAATTTCAGGGAAATGCCGAAGGGGTGTAATGGTGTTgagcagtaaaataaaaatgaaaaaaaaaaataaaaaaaaaatatgaataatttaaaaaattgtataaattaaacgaaggaagaaaaataaatttattaaaaacaggaacagtttttaaatttaacgtaataataaaagaagtaaaataaaaacataaaaaataggaaataaaaaaaagcaaaaattaaataaattaagaatattaaaaaagaaaaaattctgtaaaataaattaaaatgaggTGAACTGAAGGGATCAAATGAGTTTTAATAAAAGGGTGGGATAAATGAAAGTTAAACTAAGTGATGAAATATAGGAAATGAAATATGTAATATGTATAAGggggcacaaaattaataaccCTATCAGAAGATgtataacttttgcaaatggccACAGTTCAACCATTTTTGATACATGTAAAATAGACGGTCAAAATAAAAttcccatcactcaaaatcatttcttgtgtttttatttattgtagtaaaacagtTATGCACAAACAAAACTGATTGTTAATTCTGCGTAGTCTTGTAAATTGGTGAATAGCTTAAAAAACccctttttttataatacaataaaaaaattaacgaggtgaattaaaactaaatgaaaaatatgaaataaagtcTCTTAGAAGCAGAAAATAAATCACTTAGAAGcagtttataaataattatttttttatgttgtgaAATTTTTTCTCACACTCAAGTTTTGTTAGTGGAACGGATCAGCAGTCCAGTTTCTAGACATTTATGTTCCTTGGATGAAACAAAATAatctaaatgaaataaataatgaaataataaataattagctcagtatacaaaaacaaatcctTCCCATTTTCCATCTATCGGTCGGTCGCTCTATTTCGAGGACTAGATTGAGCGCGAGTGCTGAGTGGTGGCGACTGTGGTGAGTTTTGAAAGTCAAACTTGTATTCAAAAACTTTCTCT
The sequence above is drawn from the Anastrepha obliqua isolate idAnaObli1 chromosome 4, idAnaObli1_1.0, whole genome shotgun sequence genome and encodes:
- the LOC129244200 gene encoding odorant receptor 42a-like, giving the protein MPFDWQHSMAFYALACAFQIFCLCIHATSTICNDIYSVVYLLLLVAHLRVLNDRIVRLGSACEFEYEYMNESHKEMEHHQQLAECVRDHKECMRFYNCIRPPIAATIFIQFVSTALALCTSAAAFVSEDFSLLQLMKFFLYSVVVLFEIAPCCWFMDEALAQMHKLTNSLFSCRWYEQDHKFRRSLIIFMQRSQVADKILAGNIAPVSLDTFVKIIKFAFSLFTLLKQLK